In a genomic window of Pseudophryne corroboree isolate aPseCor3 chromosome 3 unlocalized genomic scaffold, aPseCor3.hap2 SUPER_3_unloc_56, whole genome shotgun sequence:
- the LOC134984453 gene encoding zinc finger protein 23-like produces the protein MMENHRPLTSLDGPSNRDTTERCPRPLYSQDCTEENHRIPQEDQVERLSDIKTEDIEGEGETYVTDMKAADTEGEEETYVTDMKAEDIEKEEETCVTDIKAEDTEGEEETYVTDMKAEDIEGEEETYVTDIKAEDLEGEEETYVTDMKAEDIEKEEETYVTDIKAEDIGGEEETYVTDIEGKEETYVTDLNAEDREGEEETYVTDMKAEYIEGEEETYVTDITAEDTEREEETYVTDITAEDTEGEEETYVTDIKTEDTEGEEETYVGDIKAEDIKGEEETYVTDIKAEDLEGEEETYVTDIKAEDIEEEEETYVTDIKAEDTEGEETYVTDIKAEDIEGEEETYVTDIKAEDIEEEEETYVTDIKAEDIEGEVETYVTDIKAEDIKGEEETYVTDIKAEDIEGEEETYVTDIKAEDIDGEEETYVTDIKAEDTEGEEETYVTDIKAEVIEGEVETYVTDIKAEDIEGEETYVTDIKAEDIDGEEETYVTDIKAEDTEGEEETYVTDIKAEDTEGEEETDVRGDQQCKEEEIPTDISTDGHTSRNISEGHLMLSPDCDIKDNDRIQDSPGDNPFTPIIHPALSAGPSDPGKCSPDHSDVGASVTALTVDSVFTCSIDSKCFTQPTKLITHQPAKTGERQFPCSECEKCFTCKSALVSHQRSHTGEKPFPCSECGKFFTRKSNLVTHQRSHTGEKPFPCSECEECFTCKSALVSHQRSHTGEKPFPCSECGKFFTRKSNLVTHQRSHTGEKPFPCSECEECFTLKSNLVKHQRSHTGERPFACSECGKCFLNKSNLVAHQRTHTGERPFACSECGKCFSSKSHLVRHQRTHTVEMPFACSECGKCFTQSSNMIKHQRTHTGEKPFSCSECGKCFLRKVCFVKHQRSHTGEKLFSCSECGKCFLNKSNLITHQRSHTGEKPFSCSECGKYFFSKAHLVSHQRSHTGEKPFFCSECGKYFFRKAHLVTHQRSHTGEKPFSCSECEKCFTLKSNLVKHQRSHTGEKPFPCSECRKCFTQKSQLVTHQRRHTGEKPF, from the exons gtagaacgtctgtctgatattaaaacagaagatatagagggagaaggagagacgtatgtgactgatatgaaggcagcagatacagaaggagaagaagagacgtatgtgactgatatgaaggcagaagatatagagaaagaagaagagacgtgtgtgactgatataaaggcagaagatacagagggagaagaagagacgtatgtgactgatatgaaggcagaagatatagagggagaagaagagacgtatgtgactgatataaaggcagaagatctagagggagaagaagagacgtatgtgactgatatgaaggcagaagatatagagaaagaagaagagacgtatgtgactgatataaaggcagaagatatagggggagaagaagagacgtatgtgactgatatagagggaaaagaagagacgtacGTGACTGATCTAAATGCAGAAGatagagagggagaagaagagacgtatgtaactgatatgaaggcagaatatatagagggagaagaagagacatatgtgactgatataacggcagaagatacagagagagaagaagagacgtatgtgactgatataacggcagaagatacagagggagaagaagagacgtatgtgactgatataaagacagaagatacagagggagaagaagagacgtatgtgggtgatataaaggcagaagatataaagggagaagaagagacgtatgtgactgatataaaagcagaagatctagagggagaagaagagacgtatgtgactgatataaaggcagaagatatagaggaagaagaagagacgtatgtgactgatataaaggcagaagatacagagggagaagagacgtatgtgactgatataaaggcagaagatatagagggagaagaagagacttatgtgactgatataaaggcagaagatatagaggaagaagaagagacgtatgtgactgatataaaggcagaagatatagagggagaagtagagacgtatgtgactgatataaaggcagaagatataaagggagaagaagagacgtatgtgactgatataaaggcagaagatatagagggagaagaagagacgtatgtgactgatataaaggcagaagatatagatggagaagaagagacgtatgtgactgatataaaggcagaagatacagagggagaagaagagacgtatgtgactgatataaaggcagaagttatagagggagaagtagagacgtatgtgactgatataaaggcagaagatatagagggagaagagacgtatgtgactgatataaaggcagaagatatagatggagaagaagagacgtatgtgactgatataaaggcagaagatacagagggagaagaagagacgtatgtgactgatataaaggcagaagatacagagggagaagaagagacggatgtgaggggtgatcagcagtgtaaggaggaggagatccctacagatatcagcacag atggacacacaagcaggaatatctcagaaggacatctaatgttatccccggattgtgacataaaagataatgacagaatacaggattctccaggagataacccctttaccccaattatacatccagctctatcagctggtccctctgatcctgggaaatgttctcctgatcactctgatgttggtgcatctgttacagctctgacagtagattcaGTATTTACCTGTTCAATAGATTCCAAATGTTTTACGCAgcccacaaagcttattacccatcagcctgCTAAGACAGGTGAGaggcaatttccatgttctgagtgtgagaaatgttttacatgcaaatcagctcttgtttcacatcagagaagtcacacaggtgagaagccatttccatgttctgagtgtggcaaattttttacacggaaatcaaatcttgttacacatcagagaagtcacacaggtgagaagccatttccatgttctgagtgtgaggaatgttttacatgcaaatcagctcttgtttcacatcagagaagtcacacaggtgagaagccatttccatgttctgagtgtggcaaattttttacacggaaatcaaatcttgttacacatcagagaagtcacacaggtgagaagccatttccatgttctgagtgtgaggaatgttttacactgaaatcaaatcttgttaaacatcagagaagtcacacaggtgagagaccatttgcatgctcagagtgtgggaaatgttttttaaataaatcaaatcttgttgcgcatcagagaactcacacaggtgagaggccatttgcatgctcagagtgtgggaaatgtttttcaagtaaatcacatcttgttagacatcagagaactcacacagttgAGATGCCATTTGcatgctcagagtgtgggaaatgttttacacagagctCAAATATgattaaacatcagagaactcatacaggtgagaagccattttcctgttctgagtgtggaaaatgttttttacGTAAAGTCTgttttgttaaacatcagagaagtcacacaggtgaaaagctgttttcatgctctgaatgtgggaaatgttttttaaataaatcgaatcttattacacatcagagaagtcacacaggtgagaagccattttcctgttctgagtgtgggaaatatttttttagtaaagcacatctagtttcacatcagagaagtcacacaggtgagaagccatttttctgttctgagtgtgggaaatatttttttcGTAAAGCACATctagttacacatcagagaagtcacacaggtgagaagccattttcatgttctgagtgtgagaaatgttttacactgaaatcaaatcttgttaaacatcagagaagtcacacaggtgagaagccatttccatgttcggagtgtcggaaatgttttacacagaaatcacaacttgttacacaccagagaagacacacaggtgagaagccattttaa